In the Candidatus Saccharibacteria bacterium oral taxon 488 genome, one interval contains:
- the fusA gene encoding elongation factor G, whose translation MAANVPLQNFRNIGIIAHIDAGKTTTTEGILYRTGLTHKIGVVKGDGDGATTDWMAQEKERGITITSAAVTCFWKDHKINIIDTPGHIDFTAEVERSLRVLDGAVTVFDGKMGVEAQSETVWRQANKYGVPRICFVNKINQTGGDFWKSLESIHNRLSKQAFPIHLPIGFEKTINGVVDLVDMKAYTYDDYTDHELKVGEIPADVLEKAKNARALLVENAVEADDELMMKFLDQGEEAITIDELKMALRKRVLAGDFFLVTGGDGRGVIVEKVLDLMVDYLPSPLDVDEIWGKNPKTGDEVGRKPDEKEPMSALAFKIATDPFVGKLIFIRVYSGVLSSGSYVLNTTTGDKERIGRIVRMHADKREEIDKIGAGDIAAVVGLKNTGTGNTLTDPAHPIALESIEFPEPPVSIAVEPKSKADQEKMALALQRLAEEDPTFRIHTDEETGQTIMSGMGELHLDILIDRMKREFKVEANIGEPQVAFRESIKGRAEVQGKHAKQSGGRGQYGDVWVRFEPNEAGKGFEFIDEIKGGVVPQEYRPAVMKGIKETLEGGVIAGYPVVDVKATLYDGSYHDVDSSELAFSLAGSLAAREGIKQATPILLEPVMKVEVTTPEEFMGDIIGDLNSRRGRIDAMEDLMGGAKLVKAFVPLANMFGYTSDIRSMSQGRAASTMELAQYEEVPPNVAQEIIEKRNA comes from the coding sequence ATGGCAGCAAACGTTCCATTACAAAACTTTAGAAATATTGGTATCATTGCCCATATTGACGCCGGTAAAACGACGACCACTGAGGGTATTTTGTACCGCACTGGTTTGACGCATAAAATTGGCGTGGTCAAGGGTGACGGTGATGGTGCTACCACCGACTGGATGGCGCAGGAAAAGGAGCGCGGCATCACCATTACTTCGGCAGCGGTGACCTGTTTCTGGAAAGATCATAAGATTAATATTATCGACACCCCAGGGCACATCGATTTTACCGCTGAAGTGGAGCGTTCGCTGCGCGTGCTCGACGGTGCAGTGACCGTGTTTGACGGCAAGATGGGCGTTGAAGCACAGTCCGAGACGGTGTGGCGCCAGGCTAACAAATACGGCGTGCCGCGCATTTGTTTCGTTAACAAGATTAACCAGACCGGCGGTGACTTCTGGAAATCGCTGGAGTCAATTCATAACCGCCTGAGCAAGCAGGCCTTTCCAATTCACTTGCCAATTGGTTTTGAAAAGACGATTAACGGCGTGGTTGACCTAGTCGACATGAAGGCCTACACCTATGATGATTACACTGATCATGAGCTAAAGGTCGGCGAGATCCCAGCTGATGTGTTGGAGAAGGCAAAGAATGCCCGCGCCCTGCTGGTAGAAAATGCCGTCGAGGCTGACGATGAATTGATGATGAAATTCCTCGACCAAGGTGAAGAGGCAATCACCATTGATGAACTGAAAATGGCGCTACGCAAGCGCGTGCTGGCTGGCGACTTCTTCTTGGTGACTGGCGGTGATGGCCGCGGCGTCATCGTGGAGAAGGTGCTTGACCTGATGGTTGACTACCTGCCAAGCCCGCTGGACGTTGACGAAATTTGGGGCAAGAATCCAAAGACTGGCGACGAAGTAGGCCGCAAGCCGGATGAGAAAGAGCCAATGAGCGCCCTGGCGTTCAAGATCGCTACTGACCCATTTGTCGGTAAATTGATCTTTATCCGCGTCTATTCCGGTGTCTTGAGCTCGGGCAGCTACGTCCTGAATACCACCACTGGTGACAAAGAGCGTATCGGCCGCATCGTGCGCATGCATGCTGACAAGCGCGAGGAGATCGACAAGATTGGTGCTGGCGACATCGCGGCGGTGGTTGGTTTGAAGAACACGGGTACCGGTAATACCTTGACCGACCCAGCGCACCCAATTGCCCTGGAAAGTATTGAATTCCCAGAGCCACCAGTGTCCATCGCTGTTGAGCCAAAGTCAAAGGCCGACCAGGAAAAGATGGCGCTCGCCTTGCAGCGCCTGGCCGAGGAAGACCCAACTTTCCGCATTCACACTGATGAAGAAACCGGCCAGACGATCATGTCTGGAATGGGCGAGTTGCACCTGGATATTTTGATCGACCGCATGAAGCGCGAGTTCAAGGTTGAAGCGAACATTGGTGAGCCACAAGTGGCCTTCCGCGAGTCAATCAAGGGCCGCGCTGAAGTCCAGGGTAAGCACGCCAAGCAGTCTGGTGGTCGCGGTCAGTATGGTGATGTTTGGGTACGCTTTGAGCCAAACGAGGCGGGCAAGGGCTTTGAATTCATCGACGAGATTAAGGGCGGCGTGGTTCCTCAGGAGTATCGCCCAGCTGTCATGAAAGGTATTAAAGAGACCTTGGAAGGCGGCGTTATCGCTGGCTATCCAGTGGTTGACGTCAAGGCGACGCTGTACGATGGCTCATACCACGATGTCGACTCCTCAGAGCTGGCCTTCTCATTGGCAGGTTCATTGGCAGCTCGCGAAGGCATCAAGCAAGCAACACCAATTCTGCTTGAACCAGTCATGAAAGTTGAAGTGACCACTCCAGAAGAGTTCATGGGCGACATCATCGGTGACCTTAACTCACGCCGCGGTCGCATCGACGCCATGGAAGATTTGATGGGCGGCGCCAAATTGGTCAAGGCCTTTGTACCGCTGGCGAACATGTTTGGTTACACCTCAGACATCCGCTCGATGTCACAGGGCCGTGCAGCCAGCACCATGGAGCTCGCGCAATACGAGGAAGTACCACCAAACGTAGCGCAGGAGATTATCGAAAAGCGCAACGCCTAG
- a CDS encoding YajQ family cyclic di-GMP-binding protein, with product MASFSFDIVSEIDKAEMNNVFMQAEKEIQGRYDFKGTSAAIDWLDDKKGLKLTGDNDWQVDAVLDIVRKKLAARAQSSKVLDLTKEKVTSNLKTTWEIPFKQGLDQPTAKRIAADIRAAAPKAKPQIQGDLVRVTSASKDELQKVISLVRENDYDTPLQCVNYR from the coding sequence ATGGCAAGTTTTTCATTTGATATCGTGTCAGAAATTGATAAAGCCGAGATGAATAATGTATTCATGCAGGCAGAAAAAGAGATTCAAGGGCGGTACGATTTTAAGGGAACGAGTGCTGCGATTGACTGGCTGGATGATAAAAAGGGTCTCAAGCTCACCGGCGATAATGACTGGCAAGTTGACGCAGTGCTGGATATTGTGCGCAAGAAACTAGCGGCGCGCGCTCAGTCGAGTAAAGTCCTCGACCTCACCAAAGAAAAAGTCACCTCAAACCTCAAAACCACCTGGGAAATTCCCTTCAAGCAAGGCCTCGACCAGCCGACCGCCAAGCGCATTGCTGCCGACATTCGCGCTGCCGCGCCCAAAGCCAAGCCACAAATCCAAGGCGACCTTGTCCGCGTCACTTCCGCCTCGAAAGACGAGTTGCAGAAAGTCATTAGCCTGGTGCGTGAAAATGATTATGACACGCCGCTGCAGTGCGTGAATTATCGCTAA
- the rpsG gene encoding 30S ribosomal protein S7, which produces MPRKVTKKLQRQLQPDRRYQSVLVQRLINKSMLDGKKLAAERAVYTALETAAKKLDSEDPLAVFEKALKNVSPNFEVKSRRVGGANYQIPFPVQGHRQLHYAFSWLVQSARARSGMPYSQRLALEIVDAYNEAGAAFKKKEDTHKMAEANRAFAHFARG; this is translated from the coding sequence ATGCCTCGTAAAGTTACCAAGAAACTACAACGCCAATTGCAACCTGACCGCCGCTATCAAAGCGTGCTGGTACAGCGTTTGATTAACAAGTCAATGCTGGATGGCAAAAAGTTGGCGGCTGAGCGGGCTGTTTACACTGCCCTGGAAACCGCTGCTAAAAAATTGGATTCAGAAGATCCATTGGCAGTGTTTGAAAAAGCTTTGAAAAACGTTAGCCCAAACTTTGAGGTGAAGAGCCGCCGTGTCGGTGGTGCCAACTACCAAATCCCATTCCCAGTTCAGGGACACCGTCAGTTGCACTACGCGTTTAGCTGGCTGGTGCAATCAGCTCGCGCTCGTAGCGGCATGCCATATTCACAGCGTTTGGCATTGGAAATCGTTGACGCCTACAACGAAGCTGGTGCTGCCTTTAAGAAGAAGGAAGACACCCACAAGATGGCCGAAGCCAACCGCGCCTTTGCGCACTTTGCTCGCGGCTAA
- the rpsL gene encoding 30S ribosomal protein S12 has protein sequence MPTINQLVRKPRQTAKKKSKSPALGRIHNALKTRYYDQNAPLKRGVCVRVTTKTPKKPNSALRKVARVKLNNGYEVWAYIGGEGHNLQEHAVVLIRGGRVPDLPGVRYHIVRGALDLQGVNNRKRGRSKYGTKKGDK, from the coding sequence ATGCCAACAATCAACCAATTGGTGCGCAAGCCGCGCCAAACGGCTAAGAAAAAGTCCAAGTCACCGGCACTCGGTCGCATTCATAACGCCCTGAAGACGCGTTACTATGACCAAAATGCACCGCTCAAGCGCGGTGTTTGTGTGCGCGTGACGACCAAGACGCCAAAGAAACCAAACTCAGCGCTGCGTAAAGTTGCCCGCGTGAAACTAAACAACGGCTACGAAGTCTGGGCCTACATCGGTGGTGAAGGTCACAACTTACAGGAGCACGCTGTGGTCTTGATCCGCGGTGGTCGTGTGCCTGACCTTCCGGGTGTGCGCTACCACATCGTCCGCGGTGCGTTGGACCTCCAGGGCGTCAACAACCGCAAGCGGGGCCGTTCAAAGTACGGTACCAAGAAAGGGGATAAGTAA
- the rpoC gene encoding DNA-directed RNA polymerase subunit beta', giving the protein MAQYSFNATGISDFDAVRLAVASAEDILKWSHGEVLKPETINYRTQKPERDGLFCERIFGPVKDINPHDSKLKGVRSREAAVDKNGELVTKSIVRRERMGHIQLAAPVAHIWFMRGTPSAMSLLLGMTVRNIERIAYFATYVILKVDEITRDQYLADLEAETEAGRMAIKMRYEQLAEADGADIKQLAKEQSREVDELNDKYTTKKSQLESLVKGALISETDYRNLPEEYDELIEVGMGASALKALLDEIDLSELIAQLSEEAEHAKGQREKKLLKRLKMLESMQAAGIKPSSLCLTVLPVIPPDLRPMVALSGGRFATSDLNDLYRRIINRNNRLKKLVELNAPEVIQRNERRMLQEAVDALIDNAAARGGRAVSSTGSRRRLKSISDMLKGKQGRFRQNLLGKRVDYSGRSVIVVGPKLKINQCGLPKQMALELFKPFVISWLIKGEFAHNIRSATRLIESGEAVVWDALDEAIKGKYVLLNRAPSLHRLSIQSFQPVLVEGKAIQLHPLVCAGFNADFDGDQMAVHLPLSKEAQAEARELMSATNNLLKPADGAPVLHISQDIVLGNYYLTYDKPQAQTDNVKAFSSVYEAELAYDKGAIQLQTPIRIYAKGKLRQTTLGRVFFNEILPEDFPYDNNVQTKKQLKKVLAQIFNKYGAEETAKIADRMKGQAFRFATTAAVSTGMTDYVHFDEIAEFVAEGDAKAALISEQFDQGLITEDERYNLTVNAWRNVDNKITAFLQDQLAHMDTSISMMVNSGARGDISNVKLASAMIGIQVDAANREIELPIRSSYTGGLSSLEAFVATRGARKGLIDTALKTADSGYLTRRLVDVAQDVFTVEDVEGDDEGYAIYRSETEETMIDFSNRLAGRYAAETIPGHVNKDELITREIADSIDDDESVQSVKIQSVLSTNNLNGIPQRSYGVDMSTGKLVGNHQPVGVIAAQSVGEPGTQLTLRTFHNSGVAGGDITQGLPRVEELFEARTPKGQAFVTEIAGLVDVWEDGKKYIVQVTPESGKVERLPLDGRTIVVKAGSSVKAGDVLATGEGDTRPLIAPFDGVVEAAEGTLVIAAEAGAPARYEIPGTMQLVVKANDVVEAGDRLTAGSLNLHDLMRLKGVEATQRYIINEVLRIYAAQGQDVADKHLEIIVRQMFSRVQIEDAGNSDFVTGDIVSKAAVVNTNKQLAAEDKNLISYTQLLLGITKVSIWSDSWLSAASFQDTTRVLINAAVSGRADHLHGLKENVIIGRKIPVGTGAVEETETDEPSEDEFADNQEKELAVAV; this is encoded by the coding sequence ATGGCGCAATATTCATTTAACGCGACCGGAATTAGCGATTTTGATGCGGTGCGCCTAGCGGTGGCCAGCGCCGAGGACATCCTAAAGTGGAGTCACGGCGAGGTTCTCAAGCCAGAGACGATCAATTATCGCACCCAAAAGCCAGAGCGCGATGGCTTGTTCTGCGAGCGGATTTTCGGTCCGGTCAAGGACATCAATCCGCATGATTCCAAGCTCAAGGGCGTGCGTTCACGCGAGGCTGCCGTCGATAAAAACGGCGAGCTCGTCACCAAGTCAATCGTTCGCCGCGAGCGCATGGGCCACATTCAGCTGGCCGCGCCAGTGGCACACATCTGGTTTATGCGCGGTACGCCGAGCGCTATGAGCTTGCTACTGGGGATGACAGTGCGTAATATTGAGCGGATCGCCTACTTTGCAACCTATGTCATTCTCAAGGTTGATGAGATCACCCGCGACCAATACCTGGCGGATTTGGAGGCTGAGACTGAGGCGGGCCGGATGGCGATCAAGATGCGCTACGAGCAGCTCGCCGAGGCTGACGGCGCTGATATCAAGCAACTCGCGAAAGAGCAAAGCCGTGAGGTTGACGAGCTTAATGACAAGTACACCACGAAAAAATCACAGCTCGAGAGCCTCGTCAAGGGTGCGCTGATCTCGGAGACGGATTATCGTAACTTGCCAGAGGAGTACGACGAGCTGATCGAGGTCGGCATGGGTGCCAGTGCGCTCAAGGCACTGCTGGATGAAATTGATCTGTCAGAACTGATCGCCCAGCTGAGCGAGGAGGCTGAACACGCCAAGGGTCAGCGCGAGAAGAAACTGCTCAAGCGTCTGAAGATGCTCGAGAGCATGCAGGCTGCTGGCATCAAGCCATCCAGCCTCTGCCTGACGGTACTACCAGTCATCCCACCGGACCTCCGTCCAATGGTCGCCCTCAGTGGTGGTCGGTTTGCGACGTCTGACCTGAACGATCTGTATCGCCGCATCATCAACCGCAATAATCGCCTGAAGAAGCTGGTCGAACTCAACGCGCCAGAAGTGATTCAGCGCAATGAACGACGCATGCTGCAAGAGGCCGTCGACGCCCTGATCGACAACGCAGCGGCGCGCGGTGGTCGGGCGGTCAGCTCGACTGGCAGCCGTCGTCGCCTCAAGTCAATCAGCGATATGCTCAAAGGCAAGCAAGGCCGCTTCCGCCAGAACCTGCTCGGTAAGCGTGTCGATTACTCTGGCCGCTCGGTCATTGTCGTCGGCCCGAAGCTAAAGATCAATCAGTGCGGTCTGCCGAAACAAATGGCGCTCGAACTATTCAAGCCGTTCGTCATCAGCTGGCTGATCAAGGGTGAATTTGCCCACAACATTCGCTCAGCAACTCGCTTGATCGAGTCGGGTGAAGCGGTTGTATGGGATGCGCTTGACGAGGCGATCAAGGGCAAGTACGTGCTGCTCAACCGCGCACCGAGCTTGCACCGCTTGTCAATTCAATCCTTCCAGCCAGTTCTCGTCGAGGGTAAAGCGATTCAGCTCCATCCGCTGGTCTGTGCTGGCTTTAACGCCGACTTTGACGGTGACCAGATGGCCGTGCACCTGCCGCTTTCCAAGGAAGCGCAGGCCGAGGCGCGCGAGCTGATGAGCGCCACCAACAACCTATTGAAGCCTGCCGACGGTGCGCCGGTGCTGCACATCTCGCAGGACATCGTGCTCGGTAACTACTACCTGACCTATGACAAGCCGCAGGCGCAAACTGATAATGTCAAGGCATTTAGCTCGGTCTACGAGGCGGAACTGGCGTACGACAAGGGTGCTATCCAGCTGCAAACACCAATTCGCATCTATGCTAAGGGTAAGCTGCGCCAGACGACCTTGGGCCGCGTCTTCTTTAACGAGATTCTGCCAGAGGACTTCCCATACGACAACAACGTCCAGACTAAGAAGCAGCTGAAAAAAGTATTGGCACAAATCTTCAACAAGTACGGTGCCGAGGAAACCGCCAAGATCGCTGATCGCATGAAGGGTCAAGCCTTTCGCTTTGCGACAACTGCGGCCGTGTCGACCGGTATGACTGACTATGTGCACTTTGACGAGATCGCTGAGTTTGTGGCTGAGGGCGACGCCAAGGCGGCCTTGATTTCTGAGCAATTTGACCAAGGTTTGATCACCGAGGACGAGCGCTACAACTTGACGGTGAATGCCTGGCGGAATGTGGACAATAAGATCACGGCCTTTCTCCAGGATCAGCTGGCGCACATGGACACCAGTATCTCGATGATGGTCAACTCTGGCGCTCGTGGTGACATCTCGAACGTCAAGCTCGCTAGCGCCATGATCGGTATTCAGGTCGACGCCGCTAACCGCGAAATTGAGCTGCCAATCCGTAGCTCCTACACCGGCGGTTTGTCCAGCCTGGAGGCCTTCGTGGCAACACGTGGTGCGCGTAAGGGTCTGATCGACACCGCGCTCAAGACCGCCGACTCAGGCTACCTGACGCGCCGGTTGGTTGATGTGGCACAGGACGTCTTCACGGTTGAGGACGTTGAAGGTGACGACGAAGGTTACGCGATCTACCGCTCAGAAACTGAGGAAACGATGATTGACTTCTCGAACCGCTTGGCTGGCCGGTACGCTGCCGAGACAATTCCAGGTCACGTCAACAAGGACGAATTAATTACCCGAGAAATCGCTGATTCAATTGATGATGATGAAAGCGTCCAGAGCGTCAAGATCCAATCAGTCTTGTCAACCAACAACCTCAACGGCATTCCACAGCGCAGCTACGGTGTCGATATGTCAACCGGTAAACTGGTCGGCAATCATCAGCCAGTCGGTGTCATCGCTGCTCAGTCAGTCGGTGAGCCGGGTACTCAGCTGACCTTGCGTACCTTCCACAACTCTGGTGTGGCTGGTGGCGACATCACCCAGGGTCTGCCGCGTGTTGAAGAATTGTTCGAGGCGCGCACGCCAAAGGGTCAGGCGTTTGTTACGGAAATTGCTGGGTTAGTTGACGTTTGGGAAGATGGCAAAAAGTACATCGTCCAAGTTACTCCAGAGTCCGGAAAAGTTGAGCGCTTGCCGTTAGACGGCCGAACCATCGTGGTCAAGGCTGGCTCAAGCGTCAAGGCTGGCGACGTGCTGGCAACTGGCGAAGGTGACACTCGCCCGCTCATCGCACCATTTGATGGTGTGGTTGAAGCAGCAGAAGGCACCTTGGTGATCGCCGCTGAAGCTGGCGCACCAGCTCGCTACGAAATCCCAGGCACTATGCAGTTGGTCGTTAAGGCTAACGACGTCGTCGAGGCTGGCGACCGCTTGACGGCTGGTTCATTGAACCTGCATGACTTGATGCGCCTCAAGGGCGTCGAGGCAACTCAGCGCTACATCATCAACGAAGTGCTGCGCATTTACGCCGCTCAGGGTCAAGACGTGGCCGACAAGCACCTGGAGATCATCGTTCGCCAGATGTTCAGCCGCGTCCAGATCGAAGATGCTGGCAACAGCGACTTTGTGACGGGCGATATCGTCTCTAAGGCTGCGGTGGTGAACACCAACAAGCAACTAGCTGCTGAGGACAAGAACCTCATCAGCTACACTCAGTTGCTGCTCGGTATCACCAAGGTGTCCATCTGGAGCGACTCGTGGCTATCGGCTGCATCCTTCCAGGACACTACTCGCGTGCTGATCAACGCTGCCGTATCTGGTCGCGCTGACCACTTGCATGGCCTCAAGGAAAACGTCATCATCGGCCGTAAGATCCCAGTGGGGACGGGTGCTGTCGAAGAGACGGAAACCGACGAGCCAAGCGAGGACGAGTTCGCTGATAATCAGGAAAAGGAATTAGCTGTAGCGGTATAA